The Amblyomma americanum isolate KBUSLIRL-KWMA chromosome 6, ASM5285725v1, whole genome shotgun sequence genome has a window encoding:
- the LOC144136528 gene encoding uncharacterized protein LOC144136528 isoform X2 has translation MDSAATPVSTGTKPGDIPLRLTVRMLTKQVISVETFSSDTVLDLKMQLQDTVGYPADQLKLIFTRQGSEPVLEDSDTLVECGITDGSELYLIISVRSGYYPHLMPKEPEPVKLSIRIRRGKCVVVKTRRSATVGSVKHSIEKQTELPAAKQILTYCGKAMSDKMTLAHYGIRDRCVVQLSMNNSEDGSLQPTVEDGGLSAPNGILRQLRQVFFLITRIFYK, from the exons ATGGATTCTGCTGCGACACCGGTTTCCACCGGCACGAAG CCCGGGGATATACCACTGCGGCTGACTGTACGGATGCTGACGAAGCAGGTGATCAGCGTTGAGACCTTTTCCAGCGACACAGTGCTCGACCTCAAGATGCAACTCCAGGACACAGTGGGGTATCCTGCGGACCAGCTGAAGCTCATCTTCACACGCCA GGGTTCCGAGCCTGTGCTGGAAGACAGCGACACCCTTGTGGAGTGCGGCATCACGGACGGCTCCGAACTATACCTCATTATTAGCGTTCGCAGTGGTTACTACCCACACCTGATGCCAAAG GAGCCGGAGCCCGTCAAGCTCTCCATCAGGATTCGTCGCGGCAAATGTGTGGTCGTGAAAACCCGCCGCAGTGCAACCGTGGGAAGCGTGAAGCACAGCATCGAGAAACAGACCGAGCTGCCGGCGGCCAAGCAGATACTCACGTACTGCGGCAAAGCCATGAGCGACAAGATGACGCTGGCACACTATGGCATCCGCGATCGATGCGTTGTGCAACTTTCCATGAACAACTCTGAAGACGGGTCTTTGCAACCGACAGTGGAAGACGGAGGGCTGAGTGCCCCAAATGGTATTCTTAGGCAACTGCGGCAGGTCTTCTTTTTAATAACGCGTATTTTTTATAAATAA
- the LOC144136528 gene encoding uncharacterized protein LOC144136528 isoform X1, with protein MDSAATPVSTGTKAVDLPTDPDLNGDQESDSQTPGDIPLRLTVRMLTKQVISVETFSSDTVLDLKMQLQDTVGYPADQLKLIFTRQGSEPVLEDSDTLVECGITDGSELYLIISVRSGYYPHLMPKEPEPVKLSIRIRRGKCVVVKTRRSATVGSVKHSIEKQTELPAAKQILTYCGKAMSDKMTLAHYGIRDRCVVQLSMNNSEDGSLQPTVEDGGLSAPNGILRQLRQVFFLITRIFYK; from the exons ATGGATTCTGCTGCGACACCGGTTTCCACCGGCACGAAG GCGGTTGACTTGCCTACAGACCCTGATCTTAACGGTGACCAGGAATCAGATTCTCAAACC CCCGGGGATATACCACTGCGGCTGACTGTACGGATGCTGACGAAGCAGGTGATCAGCGTTGAGACCTTTTCCAGCGACACAGTGCTCGACCTCAAGATGCAACTCCAGGACACAGTGGGGTATCCTGCGGACCAGCTGAAGCTCATCTTCACACGCCA GGGTTCCGAGCCTGTGCTGGAAGACAGCGACACCCTTGTGGAGTGCGGCATCACGGACGGCTCCGAACTATACCTCATTATTAGCGTTCGCAGTGGTTACTACCCACACCTGATGCCAAAG GAGCCGGAGCCCGTCAAGCTCTCCATCAGGATTCGTCGCGGCAAATGTGTGGTCGTGAAAACCCGCCGCAGTGCAACCGTGGGAAGCGTGAAGCACAGCATCGAGAAACAGACCGAGCTGCCGGCGGCCAAGCAGATACTCACGTACTGCGGCAAAGCCATGAGCGACAAGATGACGCTGGCACACTATGGCATCCGCGATCGATGCGTTGTGCAACTTTCCATGAACAACTCTGAAGACGGGTCTTTGCAACCGACAGTGGAAGACGGAGGGCTGAGTGCCCCAAATGGTATTCTTAGGCAACTGCGGCAGGTCTTCTTTTTAATAACGCGTATTTTTTATAAATAA
- the LOC144136531 gene encoding polyubiquitin-like, whose product MDSLAIPFPTGRTIAEFPGDHDGNDDKGSDPKAPSRKPLQLTVKSLINGATTRVEAFEDDTVLDLKLLLQDMLLVSVNVQQLVFQRQALADGDTLGECGLTDGCELFLIIRLRGGDSTPVVPDRAQEAGLMELSIRIRRGKCVVVKTSDGATVGSVKRSIEKVTEIPVAQQILTFRGKDMSDEKTLGHYHLSNRCCVYLSLSRREDTSSPPQRKTECLATRDRLSS is encoded by the exons ATGGATTCCTTGGCTATACCATTTCCCACGGGGAGGACG ATTGCTGAGTTTCCCGGAGATCATGACGGCAACGATGACAAGGGATCGGATCCCAAGGCC CCGTCAAGAAAGCCACTCCAGCTGACAGTGAAGTCGCTGATAAATGGAGCGACCACCCGCGTGGAGGCATTTGAGGACGACACAGTTCTGGACCTGAAGCTGCTTCTCCAGGACATGCTGCTGGTTTCTGTCAACGTGCAACAGCTCGTCTTCCAGCGTCAGGCGCTAGCTGACGGCGACACCCTGGGAGAGTGCGGTCTAACAGACGGCTGTGAACTCTTCCTCATCATACGGTTACGTGGAGGCGACTCCACACCCGTCGTGCCAGAC CGCGCTCAGGAGGCGGGGCTCATGGAGCTGTCCATCAGAATTCGTCGTGGCAAATGTGTGGTCGTCAAGACCTCGGACGGGGCGACCGTGGGCAGTGTGAAGCGCAGCATCGAGAAGGTCACCGAGATTCCAGTGGCTCAGCAGATCCTCACGTTCCGCGGCAAAGACATGAGTGACGAGAAGACATTGGGACACTATCATCTTAGCAATCGCTGCTGTGTGTATCTCTCATTGAGCCGCCGTGAAGACACTTCTTCGCCACCACAGCGGAAGACAGAGTGCCTTGCGACGAGGGACCGGCTGAGTTCCTGA
- the LOC144136535 gene encoding thiol S-methyltransferase TMT1B-like has product MCEVPDGHFDAVLLTYVLCSATDGRKLLQECRRVLAKGGMLLFSEHVGHPGPGLERLLQDLATPLAKRITCGCHLNRDSGRLIRESGFARVDMSEACLDIPFLMNRHVYGFAVA; this is encoded by the exons ATGTGCGAGGTGCCTGACGGACACTTTGATGCTGTGCTACTGACCTACGTCCTGTGCTCTGCCACCGACGGCCGAAAGCTGCTGCAGGAGTGTCGCCGCGTCCTCGCCAAG GGCGGGATGCTGCTGTTCAGCGAGCACGTGGGACATCCGGGGCCGGGATTGGAGAGGCTCCTGCAGGACCTGGCGACGCCCCTGGCCAAGCGGATCACCTGCGGGTGCCACCTGAACAGGGATAGTGGTCGCCTCATACGCGAATCCGGCTTCGCACGGGTCGACATGAGCGAGGCCTGCCTCGACATACCTTTCCTCATGAACCGACATGTGTACGGGTTCGCAGTGGCCTGA